AGCTCCACGGGCCACACGAGGCCACGGAGACCTTCGAATACCGCCGGGCGGAGCGCGCGCCGGAGGACGCGGCCGAGGACTGGATCTACCAGGCGCCCGACGTCGGAACGCGCTAGGAGAGCGGTCGTGACGTGAGCGAGGCGCTGGAGGACGGCGACATCTACTTCCTCTACCGGCCCCGGGTGGGCGAGCAGCACGTGGACTCGCTCGGCGAGGTGCAGCGGCTGCTGGTGGTGTTGCACCCGTGGCACGGACGACGGCGTCTGCGGCTGCTCGTCGTGGGCCGCAAGCGCCTACCCGAGATCGACGAGCACGACCGCTTCTGGGCGTTCGTCGACGCCGTGGTGAGCCGGCCTGAGGAGCTCTACGAGGCGCTCAGACCGCACCGGTACGGGACGAAGACGCGTGGTGAGCGGTTCCAACCACCGGCTCGGCCGGCGGCCGAGGGCGCGTACTGCATCACCCGGCACGACGACCACACTCATCTGGCGTACCAGCTCGAGCTGCCCCGCCGTCCCGGTCCGCCGCAGCACGAGCTCCGGATCGAACCGGAGGCGAGCTACGTCATCACGGTGAAGAATCCGCGGGCGCCGTCGCCGCCGGGGGTCGGTCTGCCCGGCCCCGGTCGGCCGGAGCTCCCCGCTGACCTGCAGGAGCGCTTCCGCACCCGCCGGTTCGCGCCGCTGGATCCGCCCCGGTTCCTCGATCATCGGGGTGTGGAGCTGGTGCTGATCGGGGCGGCCCACGACGCGTCGGCGGAGCTCGGGATCGACCTCGACGCCGAGGTCGAGCGGGCGGCCCGGAACACGATCTTCGAGGATCTGCGCATCGGGCGCGCGGAGCGGCCGGAAGCTCCGCTGTTCACCGCCCAGTGGCGGTGACGGCGCCCCCAGATCTCACGTGTCGGCGACGAGGACGACGGGGACCGCCACCACGTTGACCCGGCTGCCGTCGCGCGGGGAGACCTCGTACACCTCGACGGTGCCGGGACCGGTGACGGCCACCCGGTAGCCGACGGTGGCCCGGTAGTCGCCCCGGCAGCCGGAGCCGCAGGCCGCCGTGGTGAACGAGGTGCCGACCTCCCGGCCGGCCGCGTCCAGGACCCGGAGGCTGACCGTCGCCTCGAAGACCTCCGCGCTCCCGGTCACCGTCACCGGGCTGGTGACCCGGTCGCCGATCGCCGGGCCAGTCACCACGATCGGCGGCAGCAGGTCGGCGTAGTCACCCCGCCCGGTAGGCGCGGCGTCGGCGAACGCCACCCGGCGCACGGTGGGGAACTGGGTCAGCGTCCAGACGACCTGGGCCCGGCGGAGCCGGACGGCCGCCGCGCCGCCGTCGCCGAAACCGGCCGCCGGGGCCAGCGTGGCCAGACCGTCGACGATGCGGACCACCTGGAGGCCGGACGGCACCCGCGTGGTCAGGCCGGCCGCCGCCTCGGCGCGGGACGGTCCGGCGGCGAGTTCGGTGAGCGCCAGCCGGGACGTGGCCACGGTGGCCGGGAGCGTACGCCGGGTCGGCGTCAGCCTGCCGTCCCGGGTGAACCAGAGCTGCACGGTGATCGTCCCGCCACGGCCCGGCTGGTCGGGCACCATCGGGGCTGTCGTGGTGGGGGAGGCCGGCGGGGGAGGCCGGCGCGGCGTGGTGGTGGCCGGTGTGGTGACGCGCGGCGCGGGGGTGGCGCCGGTGGTCGGGG
The window above is part of the Micromonospora inositola genome. Proteins encoded here:
- a CDS encoding Gmad2 immunoglobulin-like domain-containing protein, with translation MRRLLVPLAAILVLAAGCAPARTGTLGPAPAGAPPTTGATPAPRVTTPATTTPRRPPPPASPTTTAPMVPDQPGRGGTITVQLWFTRDGRLTPTRRTLPATVATSRLALTELAAGPSRAEAAAGLTTRVPSGLQVVRIVDGLATLAPAAGFGDGGAAAVRLRRAQVVWTLTQFPTVRRVAFADAAPTGRGDYADLLPPIVVTGPAIGDRVTSPVTVTGSAEVFEATVSLRVLDAAGREVGTSFTTAACGSGCRGDYRATVGYRVAVTGPGTVEVYEVSPRDGSRVNVVAVPVVLVADT